A stretch of the Chloroflexota bacterium genome encodes the following:
- a CDS encoding transglutaminase domain-containing protein yields the protein MRSRFRLKEGWSTYFLLLIIHMLAVWALSAAEWADGLGLLIWVVLVAVTLGMLLAKQRWLPGVVSHIFATVVGLAWTVFLVSHILPGAMPVKERMLALVYRFMAWLDVALGQGVSGDGVIFVLQLGVLLWLAAYLGTWFTFRRHQVWAAIIPVGLVILINSLYAPSGVGIYFVLYLFCALLLIVRVHVLAEQTRWQANRIAFSPDIAWDFLRDGMILSLVIVLSALFLPNALASPRWSDIWDTFSRPWQRVQDEWARLYSSLRSQQAQEGISFGRALALGGPVRLSDTPFMVVESPRPLYWRAAVYDEYTGRGWVNSDRFSATWPAREYWPVPTFDSAQEITQTVKPLQSGEFRVYAAGQPIWADIPVAADVTYVGMSRGGGMITGLAEPSSIRALRAVSPSAGYTVISSVPTVSERRLRDAGTNYPTYVLERYLDLPATLPSRVADLAREITASANTPYEACVAIERYLRREYRYDQSVEAPPPGADAVDHFLFVSKAGYCDYYASAMVVMLRTIGIPARIAAGYTSGGWDPNRRGYVVLYSDAHSWPEVFFPNYGWIPFEPTASEPLIVRPSDEPQGLAGIGIVPPTLREDEEEAKFGADELAGTDETGATTPSASETALRGWRAVALGAGVLALLAGLGAALWGALAVRRMKPAERLFALLVWLARLAGVRKGDSETPREFAVRLARTIGGCEPEALFFADLYYQERFSARKAAPVDRDAIRRSWASLRRHILAYRWRRLRLALTPKPRVVRVPITRW from the coding sequence GTGAGATCACGGTTTCGGCTCAAGGAAGGCTGGAGCACCTATTTCCTGCTCCTGATCATACACATGCTCGCCGTCTGGGCGCTGAGCGCGGCCGAATGGGCCGACGGCCTCGGACTCCTCATTTGGGTCGTGCTCGTGGCGGTAACCCTGGGCATGCTCCTGGCCAAGCAGCGCTGGCTACCCGGCGTCGTCTCACACATCTTCGCCACCGTCGTCGGCCTGGCATGGACGGTTTTCCTCGTGAGCCACATCCTGCCCGGCGCGATGCCCGTGAAAGAGCGCATGCTGGCCCTGGTGTACCGGTTCATGGCGTGGCTGGACGTGGCGCTGGGGCAAGGCGTGAGCGGCGACGGCGTGATCTTCGTGCTCCAACTGGGCGTTCTCCTGTGGCTGGCCGCGTACCTGGGCACGTGGTTCACCTTCCGCAGGCATCAGGTGTGGGCCGCCATCATCCCCGTGGGCCTGGTCATCCTCATCAACTCATTGTACGCGCCCAGCGGCGTGGGCATCTACTTCGTCTTGTACCTGTTCTGCGCGCTCCTGCTCATCGTGCGGGTGCACGTGCTGGCCGAGCAGACGCGCTGGCAGGCGAACCGCATCGCCTTCTCGCCCGACATCGCCTGGGATTTCCTGCGTGACGGCATGATCCTGTCCCTGGTGATCGTCCTGTCGGCGTTGTTCCTGCCCAACGCGTTGGCCAGCCCGAGGTGGAGCGACATCTGGGACACGTTCTCACGCCCCTGGCAGCGGGTGCAGGACGAATGGGCGCGCCTGTACTCCAGCCTGCGGTCGCAGCAGGCGCAGGAAGGCATATCCTTCGGTCGGGCGCTGGCCCTGGGCGGACCGGTGCGGCTGAGCGACACGCCGTTCATGGTGGTGGAATCCCCTCGGCCGCTGTACTGGCGCGCCGCCGTGTACGACGAGTACACGGGGCGCGGCTGGGTCAACTCGGACCGCTTCTCGGCCACCTGGCCCGCCCGCGAGTACTGGCCCGTGCCGACCTTTGACTCGGCCCAGGAGATCACGCAGACGGTGAAGCCGTTGCAGTCGGGCGAGTTCCGCGTGTATGCGGCGGGCCAGCCCATCTGGGCCGACATCCCCGTGGCGGCCGACGTAACGTATGTGGGCATGAGCCGCGGCGGGGGCATGATCACGGGCCTGGCGGAACCCTCTAGCATCCGCGCGCTCCGCGCCGTGTCCCCGAGCGCGGGCTACACGGTCATCTCGTCCGTGCCCACCGTCAGCGAGCGGCGGCTCCGCGACGCCGGTACGAATTACCCCACCTACGTGCTGGAGCGGTACCTGGACCTGCCCGCGACGCTGCCCTCGCGAGTGGCGGACCTGGCCCGCGAGATCACGGCGAGCGCCAACACGCCCTACGAGGCGTGCGTGGCCATAGAACGCTACCTGCGGCGCGAGTACCGATACGACCAGTCGGTGGAAGCCCCGCCACCGGGCGCCGACGCGGTGGATCATTTCCTGTTCGTGAGCAAGGCAGGCTATTGCGACTACTACGCCTCGGCCATGGTCGTGATGCTTCGCACCATCGGCATCCCCGCCCGCATTGCGGCGGGCTACACCAGCGGCGGATGGGATCCCAACCGTCGGGGCTATGTGGTCCTGTACTCGGACGCGCATTCCTGGCCCGAAGTGTTCTTCCCCAACTACGGGTGGATTCCCTTTGAACCCACGGCCTCGGAACCCCTCATCGTCCGCCCGTCGGATGAACCGCAGGGCCTCGCCGGCATCGGCATCGTGCCTCCGACCCTGCGCGAGGACGAGGAAGAGGCGAAGTTCGGCGCGGACGAGTTGGCAGGCACAGACGAAACAGGCGCGACAACGCCCTCCGCGTCCGAGACGGCCCTACGTGGGTGGCGCGCCGTGGCCCTGGGCGCTGGCGTGCTGGCGCTCCTCGCGGGCCTGGGCGCGGCGCTCTGGGGGGCCCTCGCCGTCCGAAGGATGAAGCCGGCCGAGAGGCTGTTCGCGCTCCTCGTATGGCTGGCGCGGCTGGCGGGCGTGCGGAAAGGCGACAGCGAAACGCCGCGCGAGTTCGCCGTGCGCCTGGCGCGCACCATCGGCGGGTGCGAACCCGAAGCCCTGTTCTTCGCCGACCTGTACTATCAGGAACGCTTCAGCGCCCGCAAGGCCGCGCCGGTGGACAGGGACGCCATTCGTCGCTCCTGGGCTTCCCTCCGACGGCACATCCTGGCGTATCGGTGGCGGCGGCTGCGCCTGGCCCTGACGCCCAAACCGCGCGTTGTCCGCGTGCCCATCACGCGATGGTGA